The nucleotide sequence tttgtcaaaaaacttgagaaagtggcaaaaacattagaaaatatgtcgtaaaaacaccaaaaatagtaataaaaaaactaaaaataaccaaaaaaatataaaattctagtaaaattattccaaaatgtgcaataaagtttttgaaacgcATTAACATGAcctaaaaattctccaaaaagtatcaaaatcaCTGAAAACGACCAAAACCTATTAAACATGACTCAATTGATTGtcaatattgccaaaaaaatcctcgctgtttgtcaaaattgtcagaaggCTACGTGTTTGTCAAATTGCAGGAAAAACCTTTTTTTCGGTCAAAACTTCCAGAAATAGTTTGCaacaaaaatctaaatttttgtcaaaatacaaaaaaaaattacttttggttgtcgaaatttgcaacaaaatcCTACTTTTCGTAAAAACTGTAAATGAAAAAGATCCATGTTTTGTGtgtaaaaatgcagaaaatgcCTGTTCCAGAAAAACATTACTTTTTGGTCGTAATTTCCACTTCCAGAAAATCTACCTTTTTCTTCTACTTTTATGCTAAACCTATAAAATAGACcaatttattgtcaaaattgtgaaaaaaatgaacttttttaaaaagaaaattaccaaagaaaATCTTGTTTCTCAACaattaagacaaaaaaaaaaaaaaacagaaaaaaatcgttttaaaacatttttagagttttgttttttttttgtcaaaaaatctaaaataaaagttccaaaaaaaagtctcattttttgctaaaaatgcagaaaacaactttttttggtcaaaatttctagaaagtcttgctttttgtcgccagaaaatctgatttttctgACAttgtaaaatacataaaaaaatctgttttttttaatcaaaataagtaCCAATTTAAAACCCACTTACttgtgaaaattgtaaaaaaaatgaccaatttttggtcaaagtgGTTGTACAAAGcctaaaaactgttttttgtcaaatttgtcagacagtctttttttttttgccaaaatctgaGGATGAccttttttgtgataatttgcCTAAAATATTAAATCCTactatttgttcaaaaatacagaaatagACAAAAGGTTTGTTCGGTTACTAAAATTGTTAGATTCTTCACAGTTTGAAATAAGATTTTTGAGGGCAATTTATTCAGGGGAGGAATCAAGAAATTGGTAAACGTCCTTTCAGTAATCTAGACAATTATgataggaaaattgaaaatacaagtcaacaaaaattaatgattGTAGGAGTTCTCAGAACTTTTTTGTTGTTGGCATTTTAAAGTAGGTAGGAAACGAAACCAGTGacgatttttgaattattttgagaaagtttTCTCCTATCAAAAATGCCAAGATGTATcagtaaattaaaaatacaaaccTACATAGAtacttggaaaatgaaatgaacatGAAATAAAGGAACAGCcacaaataggtataggtaacgtacattttgcaaattatagtacatgtaggtacctaccttattattttttgccaattcgTCGTAGAAATCTATATCATAAACCTACGTGTACtgaacaaataaaaacaaaattaggaaaaagaaaacataaCTCTTCTTTATCGAATTAATAAATAGCTTGCACGTAGGAATTAGGAAGGTACCAATTTATCCACTTCGTAGTCTAAAATAATGTAAGCAAGGCTAATATAGGTACccaatatttctaaaaaaaattcctttcctagttgaatattatgggaaaatattttccatcatGTTTCCGATAATCTAACATAATGACTACCTCGCTAAGTAAATAACGACCAAACGAATTGCCTAAAATTACCCATTCGGCGTTGATTTCCGATAGATAATGGAAAATCACGGTGAATTTTTCGTAGGTACTTCGTATGTAGGTATTACATGTCGAGAGTCGCGAGCAACAATTTCTTAACCAGGTGACATATTACACAGCTGGGTAACAGAACGACGACGATGAGTAGGATAATTCTACGGTAGTTATATTTTCGTGCTCTTAATGATGCGCGTTCATTACCGACAAATGTGTTTTTCTTTCGACAATTATAAGACTAGAGAACTCCATCACCGAAACGTGTTAGCGTATAGTAAAGCACCAGTAGTTGTAGATACTTTTCGTCATGAAATCAAATACGAAAGACGATCATAACGATAAGAGTTTCGAGCAATGGGTaatcaaaaggaaatttttttctcattacagAATCGTAGCATGTTATAATTCGGATGTACGACGAATGTCTGCAGAAGGAGCTGTCATGTGCTCCGATAATCCAGCCTACGGTTCGTCTCCGTACCAAGGACGCCAACGCAAGTTCAGTTTTCCCGCTTCGTTCCATTCGAATATCCTGCAATCGAGAACTTTCCAAGATATCAACAGCGGTAACAACCTGCAACAGTTTTTCTTGAACAGGAGACGATTCAGTAATGTTGGAGATGCGGTTACCAGGAAGCTGTCAACCACCATTGGTTGGAGGAATACGCAGGTGATCGGTAAATCAGCAAGTTTTAGGTTCgagtaataagaaaaaaaaaaagaggtaaagAATTGAATTTATAAACACGTCGTGTTTGTTTTATACTTAATAGGTTCCTACGCAAGAGATCGTTAGACATGGTAAAACATTATGTGGACAGTATATCAGATGTAGGCTCAAACGATCAggattatttaccaaaaaatgcgGATTGCAGAGGCTCAGAAGTGCGGCCAGTTTACCCGAAGGAATGATTATTCGCGAAGTCTTCCCCGAACTATTAACTATTGGTAGGTGTATCGTAGAAGTTTGCCAATATTCACATCGCGAATGTAGGTAATCTAATCGATGATATTTTGCTCCAGGACAAGAATTAGAAAGAATGCACCCGAAGTTATACACAGGTGTAGCGAAACAAGCCAACGGTGCGTGTGCCGGAGGAATAATTATCACCGAGAAGTCAGCGAGAAAGATATTGATCAGCGTAGCTCGATCTTTATTTCGTCCTGATATATCTTGGGCAAAGATTATTTCGTTTTTCGCAGTCGCCGGAGGTCTAGCGACCGATTGCGTTAGACAGAACCATATAGAATTCATTCCACATATCATAGAAACCTTCGGAGAAATAATTGAAGATGAATTGGCATCTTGGATTAACGATAATGGCGGATGggtaaattttaatcattttcggGGCTCGTGCtcgaattttttccacaatAAAGTACCTAACTCTGGTAActaaaaaagctcgaaacaaaaCGAGAGGTAAACATTTTAATGTGAAAaacatcacgaaaaaaaaacaaaaaaatgaacattacaaattgaaatgttctggttttcaGTTGATctattttgagaacttttgattaaaaaaaagcgagcaatttttcttttcatttttggcaacgaagtacaaatttttgcagttcctaacaaaaaaaaataggtaaaaaacgAGATCTTtacaatttaagcaaaaaattgtttttggaaatttcagtcaaaaaagtgaaattttaagacaattttgtggaaaaaagtgagacatggatttttggattgttttgcaaaaaaaaaaaacgacccaTAAAATAAAGTacatgaacaaaaaattacaaaacgtgagctaaacattttaatgtgaaaaacagcacgaaaaaaaacaaaaaaaatgaacattacaaattgaaatgttctggtttttacTTAAGTAGTTGATctattttgagaacttttgattaaaaaaaagcgagcaatttttcttttttatttttggcaacaaagtgaaAATGTTTGCAGttcctaacaaaaaaaaaaaaaaaaaaaaaaaaaaaaaggtaaaaaacaagacttttttacaatttaagcaaaaaattgtttttggaaatttcagtcaaaaaagtgaaattttaagacaattttttggaaaaaagtgagacatagatttttagatttttttgcaaaaaaaaacaacaatttttaacaatttttttaaaaagccagtatttttgacatttttaaagaaaaatcaacactGACAGTTTCAGCCTAAGAAGCAGGACTTTTTCGGAATTATTGGTGAAAAAGTGATACCATTAGTAAGTTTCAGGCTAAAATAGAAAGTTTGCTGAAAAGCGAAGATTTAagtcgaaaaacaaaaatttgacaattattttac is from Planococcus citri chromosome 1, ihPlaCitr1.1, whole genome shotgun sequence and encodes:
- the LOC135831217 gene encoding bcl-2-related ovarian killer protein-like isoform X1, which gives rise to MEFIKYRIVACYNSDVRRMSAEGAVMCSDNPAYGSSPYQGRQRKFSFPASFHSNILQSRTFQDINSGNNLQQFFLNRRRFSNVGDAVTRKLSTTIGWRNTQVPTQEIVRHGKTLCGQYIRCRLKRSGLFTKKCGLQRLRSAASLPEGMIIREVFPELLTIGQELERMHPKLYTGVAKQANGACAGGIIITEKSARKILISVARSLFRPDISWAKIISFFAVAGGLATDCVRQNHIEFIPHIIETFGEIIEDELASWINDNGGWVSLQNYYKPKNPQISIAKTYILCFCFVLFAIFVFVLLLKWCGKLAL
- the LOC135831217 gene encoding bcl-2-related ovarian killer protein homolog B-like isoform X2, whose product is MSAEGAVMCSDNPAYGSSPYQGRQRKFSFPASFHSNILQSRTFQDINSGNNLQQFFLNRRRFSNVGDAVTRKLSTTIGWRNTQVPTQEIVRHGKTLCGQYIRCRLKRSGLFTKKCGLQRLRSAASLPEGMIIREVFPELLTIGQELERMHPKLYTGVAKQANGACAGGIIITEKSARKILISVARSLFRPDISWAKIISFFAVAGGLATDCVRQNHIEFIPHIIETFGEIIEDELASWINDNGGWVSLQNYYKPKNPQISIAKTYILCFCFVLFAIFVFVLLLKWCGKLAL